One genomic window of Streptomyces sp. WP-1 includes the following:
- a CDS encoding bifunctional GNAT family N-acetyltransferase/acetate--CoA ligase family protein, which yields MRTSAEPQSRYEYPAHWEADVVLRDGGTARIRPITVDDADRLVHFYEQVSDESKYYRFFAPYPRLSAKDVHRFTHHDFVDRVGLAATVGGEFIATVRYDRIGAGGAPASGPADEAEVAFLVQDAHQGRGVASALLEHIAAVARERGIRRFAAEVLPANNKMIKVFTDAGYTQKRSFEDGVVRLELDLEPTDRALAVQHAREQRAEARSVQRLLAPGSVAVIGVGRAPGGVGRSVLANIRDAGYEGPLYAVNKAFPEDLAEVDGVAAYRCVRDVDGPVDLAVVAVPAEYVPAVVADCGEHGVQGLVVLSAGYAESGPEGKERQRALVRQARAYGMRIIGPNAFGVINTAADVRLNASLAPEMPRPGRIGMFAQSGAIGIALLSRLHRRGGGVTGTTGVSTFVSAGNRADVSGNDVLQYWYEDPDTDVVLMYLETIGNPRKFTRLARRTAAAKPLVVVQGTGTAPQGHAVRATRLPYATVSALLRQAGVIRVDTITELVDAGLLLARQPLPAGPRVAILGNSESLGVLTYDRCLAEGLRPARPLDLTTGATPEDFHRALSAALADDTNDSVVVTAIPAIGEASPGDAELAEALRSAAAGVPGKPVLVVHVELGGLAEALSAAASTAPAATVKASGTERAPGTGDPARPAERLPTAEPVSTTPAPPPDGTRLIPAYPAAERAVRALAEAVRYGQWRREAAEPGRVPEYEDIDEKGAARLIGELLERGEGLTISDAQTCELLAKYGIQVRRALPAPTPEDAVEAARALGYPVALKATAPHLRHRADLGGVRLDLADEEQLRRAYAELSELFGKPEELRPVVQGMAPRGVDTVVRTVIDPAAGAVLSFGLAGAASQLLDDTAHRLIPVTDRDATSLVRAIRTAPLLFGWRGSTPVDTPALEELLLRVSRLVDDHPEVVAVTLEPVVVAPHGANVLGATVRLAPPPARDDHGPRTMPAY from the coding sequence ATGCGAACCTCGGCGGAACCGCAGAGCCGGTATGAGTACCCCGCGCACTGGGAGGCTGACGTGGTGCTGCGGGACGGCGGGACCGCTCGCATCCGGCCCATCACCGTCGACGACGCCGACCGCCTGGTCCACTTCTACGAGCAGGTCTCGGACGAATCCAAGTACTACCGTTTCTTCGCCCCTTACCCCCGGCTCTCCGCCAAGGACGTCCACCGCTTCACCCACCACGACTTCGTGGACCGGGTGGGCCTCGCGGCCACCGTGGGCGGCGAGTTCATCGCGACCGTGCGCTACGACCGCATCGGGGCCGGCGGTGCGCCCGCGTCCGGACCCGCCGACGAGGCCGAGGTCGCCTTCCTCGTGCAGGACGCCCACCAGGGCCGGGGCGTGGCCTCCGCCCTGCTGGAGCACATCGCGGCCGTCGCCCGGGAGCGGGGTATCCGCCGCTTCGCCGCCGAGGTGCTGCCCGCCAACAACAAGATGATCAAGGTGTTCACGGACGCCGGGTACACCCAGAAGCGCAGCTTCGAGGACGGCGTCGTACGCCTGGAGCTGGACCTCGAACCCACGGACCGCGCCCTCGCCGTGCAGCACGCGCGCGAGCAGCGGGCCGAGGCGCGCTCGGTGCAGCGGCTGCTCGCGCCCGGCTCCGTCGCGGTCATCGGCGTCGGCCGCGCGCCCGGCGGGGTCGGCCGCAGCGTCCTGGCCAACATCCGCGACGCCGGGTACGAGGGCCCGCTGTACGCCGTGAACAAGGCGTTCCCGGAGGACCTGGCGGAGGTCGACGGGGTGGCCGCGTACCGCTGCGTGCGGGACGTCGACGGACCGGTGGACCTGGCCGTCGTCGCCGTACCGGCCGAGTACGTGCCCGCGGTGGTCGCCGACTGCGGGGAACACGGCGTCCAGGGGCTGGTGGTGCTCAGCGCCGGGTACGCCGAGAGCGGCCCCGAGGGCAAGGAGCGACAGCGGGCGCTGGTGCGGCAGGCGCGCGCGTACGGCATGCGGATCATCGGGCCCAACGCGTTCGGCGTCATCAACACCGCCGCGGACGTACGGCTGAACGCCTCCCTCGCGCCCGAGATGCCGCGTCCCGGCCGCATCGGCATGTTCGCCCAGTCCGGCGCCATCGGCATCGCGCTGCTGTCCCGGCTGCACCGGCGCGGCGGCGGGGTCACCGGCACGACCGGCGTCTCCACGTTCGTCTCCGCGGGCAACCGGGCGGACGTGTCCGGCAACGACGTCCTCCAGTACTGGTACGAGGACCCCGACACCGACGTCGTCCTCATGTACCTGGAGACCATCGGCAACCCGCGCAAGTTCACCCGGCTCGCCCGGCGGACGGCGGCGGCCAAGCCGCTGGTCGTGGTGCAGGGGACGGGTACGGCACCGCAGGGGCACGCGGTGCGCGCGACGCGGCTGCCGTACGCGACCGTCTCCGCGCTGCTGCGGCAGGCCGGGGTGATCCGGGTCGACACCATCACGGAGCTGGTCGACGCCGGGCTGCTGCTCGCCCGGCAGCCGCTGCCCGCCGGGCCCCGGGTGGCGATCCTCGGGAACTCCGAGTCGCTGGGCGTGCTGACGTACGACCGGTGCCTCGCGGAGGGGCTGCGCCCGGCGCGGCCCCTCGATCTGACGACCGGGGCGACACCGGAGGACTTCCACCGGGCGCTGAGCGCGGCGCTGGCCGACGACACGAACGACTCCGTCGTGGTGACGGCGATACCCGCGATCGGGGAGGCGTCGCCGGGGGACGCGGAGCTGGCGGAGGCCCTGCGGTCGGCCGCCGCCGGGGTGCCGGGGAAGCCGGTGCTGGTGGTGCACGTGGAGCTGGGCGGGCTGGCGGAGGCGTTGTCGGCGGCGGCGAGCACGGCACCGGCGGCAACCGTGAAGGCATCCGGTACCGAGAGGGCACCTGGCACCGGGGACCCGGCCCGGCCTGCGGAACGTCTGCCCACCGCGGAGCCGGTGTCCACCACCCCCGCCCCACCCCCCGACGGCACCCGCCTCATCCCCGCCTACCCCGCCGCCGAACGCGCCGTACGCGCGCTCGCCGAAGCGGTCCGCTACGGGCAGTGGCGGCGGGAGGCGGCCGAGCCCGGGAGGGTGCCCGAGTACGAGGACATCGACGAGAAGGGGGCCGCGCGGCTGATCGGGGAGCTGCTGGAGCGCGGGGAGGGACTCACCATCTCGGACGCGCAGACCTGCGAACTGCTCGCGAAGTACGGCATCCAGGTCCGCCGCGCGCTCCCCGCGCCCACCCCCGAGGACGCCGTCGAGGCCGCCCGCGCCCTGGGCTACCCGGTGGCCCTGAAGGCGACCGCCCCGCACCTGCGGCACCGCGCCGACCTGGGCGGCGTACGCCTCGACCTGGCGGACGAGGAGCAACTGCGCCGGGCGTACGCCGAGTTGAGCGAGCTGTTCGGCAAGCCGGAGGAGCTGCGGCCGGTGGTGCAGGGGATGGCACCCCGGGGCGTCGACACCGTCGTACGGACCGTGATCGACCCGGCGGCCGGTGCCGTGCTGTCCTTCGGTCTCGCCGGCGCGGCCTCCCAGCTGCTGGACGACACGGCGCACCGGCTGATCCCGGTCACCGACCGGGACGCGACCTCCCTGGTCCGGGCGATCCGCACCGCGCCCCTGCTGTTCGGCTGGCGCGGCTCCACCCCCGTCGACACCCCCGCGCTGGAGGAACTGCTGCTGCGGGTCTCCCGCCTGGTCGACGACCACCCCGAGGTGGTCGCCGTCACCCTGGAACCGGTCGTCGTGGCCCCGCACGGCGCGAACGTGCTCGGCGCCACCGTCCGCCTCGCGCCCCCGCCCGCCCGCGACGACCACGGCCCGCGCACCATGCCCGCCTACTGA
- a CDS encoding HPr family phosphocarrier protein: MAERRVNVGWAEGLHARPASIFVRAATAAGIPVTISKAGGTPVNAASMLGVLGLGAQGGEEIVLASDAEGADAALDRLAKLVTEGLEELPETV, encoded by the coding sequence ATGGCTGAGCGCCGCGTCAACGTCGGCTGGGCCGAGGGTCTTCACGCCCGCCCCGCCTCCATCTTCGTCCGGGCCGCCACGGCCGCAGGTATCCCGGTGACGATCAGCAAGGCCGGCGGCACCCCGGTCAACGCGGCGTCCATGCTGGGTGTTCTGGGCCTGGGTGCCCAGGGCGGCGAGGAGATCGTGCTCGCCTCTGACGCCGAGGGCGCGGACGCCGCCCTGGACCGGCTGGCCAAGCTGGTCACCGAGGGCCTGGAAGAGCTTCCCGAGACGGTCTGA
- a CDS encoding GntR family transcriptional regulator, with product MRIPAQSVCTAIRDDIVAGALERGGRLTEEVLARRYGVSRVPVREALRTLEAEGFVVTRRHAGACVAEPTEQEAADLLEMRLLLEPLGAARAARRRTEAHLKVLRGLVRLGQERARRGGSEDLRALDGWFHETLAQSCGSPSLTSTLVQLRHKIAWMYTVDTPPDLVGTWAEHGAIVDAVARGDGERARAVTALHTERATAAHRLRIPGAAARTRTSQHAVNMSGAGN from the coding sequence ATGCGTATTCCGGCGCAATCGGTGTGCACGGCGATCCGGGACGACATCGTCGCCGGCGCCCTCGAACGCGGCGGCCGCCTCACCGAGGAGGTGCTCGCCCGCCGCTACGGCGTCTCCCGTGTCCCCGTGCGCGAGGCCCTGCGCACCCTGGAGGCGGAGGGCTTCGTGGTGACCCGCCGGCACGCGGGCGCCTGCGTGGCCGAACCGACCGAGCAGGAGGCCGCCGACCTGCTGGAGATGCGCCTGCTCCTGGAACCGCTCGGTGCGGCGCGGGCCGCCCGGCGCCGTACCGAGGCCCATCTCAAGGTGCTGCGCGGCCTGGTCCGGCTGGGTCAGGAGCGCGCCAGGAGGGGCGGCAGCGAGGACCTGCGCGCCCTGGACGGCTGGTTCCACGAGACGCTGGCCCAGTCCTGCGGCAGCCCCTCGCTGACCTCGACACTCGTCCAGCTGCGCCACAAGATCGCCTGGATGTACACGGTGGACACACCGCCCGACCTGGTCGGCACCTGGGCGGAGCACGGCGCGATCGTGGACGCGGTGGCCCGCGGCGACGGCGAGCGCGCCCGCGCGGTGACCGCGCTGCACACCGAGCGGGCGACGGCGGCGCACCGGCTGCGGATCCCGGGGGCCGCGGCGCGCACGCGGACTTCGCAACATGCCGTAAACATGTCCGGTGCGGGGAATTAA
- a CDS encoding M23 family metallopeptidase produces MAFICAAGKHRKPGRVKRTAAQAAGVAALTTTGVIGTLAASPALAAEHTVEQTGLTPVLTAGDDLAEHIDAQAVAQQRIAEHEAAEKAAAVRAKEARAAKARAAREAERKRLNAFVAPIAHSYVSTGYKASSSLWSSGSHTGIDFHAMTGTSVHAVGAGTVVSTGWGGAYGNQIVLRMADGMYTQYGHLSSIGVTVGQQVTAGEQIGLSGATGNVTGPHLHFEARTGPDYGSDVDPLAYLRGHGVNV; encoded by the coding sequence ATGGCGTTCATTTGCGCCGCCGGGAAGCACCGCAAGCCCGGCCGGGTCAAGCGCACCGCCGCCCAGGCGGCCGGCGTCGCGGCCCTGACGACCACCGGTGTCATCGGCACCCTCGCCGCGTCCCCGGCGCTCGCCGCCGAGCACACCGTCGAGCAGACCGGCCTCACCCCGGTGCTCACCGCCGGCGACGACCTCGCCGAGCACATCGACGCCCAGGCCGTCGCCCAGCAGCGGATCGCCGAGCACGAGGCGGCCGAGAAGGCCGCGGCGGTGCGCGCGAAGGAGGCCCGCGCGGCCAAGGCCCGCGCCGCCCGCGAGGCCGAGCGCAAGCGGCTGAACGCCTTCGTCGCCCCGATCGCGCACTCCTACGTGTCCACGGGCTACAAGGCCAGCAGCTCTCTGTGGTCCTCCGGCTCCCACACCGGTATCGACTTCCACGCGATGACCGGTACCTCCGTGCACGCGGTCGGCGCCGGCACCGTCGTCTCCACCGGCTGGGGCGGGGCGTACGGCAACCAGATCGTGCTCCGCATGGCCGACGGCATGTACACCCAGTACGGCCATCTGTCGTCCATCGGTGTCACGGTGGGCCAGCAGGTCACCGCGGGCGAGCAGATCGGCCTGTCCGGCGCGACCGGCAACGTCACCGGCCCGCATCTGCACTTCGAGGCGCGCACCGGCCCCGACTACGGCTCCGACGTCGACCCCCTCGCCTACCTCCGCGGCCACGGCGTGAACGTCTGA
- a CDS encoding pitrilysin family protein yields the protein MDFHPQPQAGEAKPWAFPAPERGALDNGLTVLRCHRPGQQVVAVEVLLDAPLDAEPAGLDGVATIMARAFSEGTDKHSAEEFAAELERAGATLDAHADHPGVRISLEVPASRLARGLALTADALRAPAFAESEIERLVRNRLDEIPHELASPARRAAKELSKELFPATARMSRSRQGTEETVEKIDAAAVRAFYDRHVRPATATAVVVGDLTGIDLDALLGETLGAWTGTPGEPRPVPAVTADDTGRVVIVDRPGAVQTQLLIGRVGSDRHDRVWPAQVLGTYCLGGTLTSRLDRVLREEKGYTYGVRAFGQVLRSGPDGNGASMLAISGSVDTPNTGPALDDLWKVLRTLAAEGLTDAERDVAVQNLVGVAPLKYETAAAVAATLADQVEQHLPDDFQATLYRQLAATGTVEATAAVVNAFPVDRLVTVLVGDASEIKAPVEALGIGEVTVVAAE from the coding sequence ATGGACTTCCACCCGCAGCCGCAGGCCGGCGAGGCGAAGCCGTGGGCCTTCCCGGCCCCCGAACGCGGCGCGCTCGACAACGGCCTGACCGTGCTGCGCTGCCACCGTCCCGGCCAGCAGGTCGTGGCCGTCGAGGTGCTCCTGGACGCCCCGCTGGACGCCGAGCCGGCCGGCCTGGACGGCGTCGCCACCATCATGGCGCGCGCCTTCTCCGAGGGCACCGACAAGCACTCCGCCGAGGAGTTCGCCGCCGAGCTGGAGCGCGCGGGCGCCACCCTGGACGCCCACGCCGACCACCCCGGCGTCCGGATCAGCCTGGAGGTCCCCGCCTCGCGCCTGGCCAGGGGCCTCGCCCTGACCGCGGACGCGCTGCGCGCCCCCGCCTTCGCCGAGAGCGAGATCGAGCGGCTGGTCCGCAACCGCCTGGACGAGATCCCGCACGAGCTGGCCAGCCCCGCCCGCCGCGCCGCCAAGGAGCTCTCCAAGGAGCTGTTCCCGGCGACCGCGCGCATGTCCCGGTCGCGCCAGGGCACCGAGGAGACCGTCGAGAAGATCGACGCGGCCGCCGTACGCGCGTTCTACGACCGCCATGTGCGCCCCGCCACCGCCACCGCGGTCGTGGTCGGCGACCTCACCGGCATCGACCTGGACGCGCTGCTCGGCGAGACCCTGGGCGCCTGGACCGGCACCCCGGGCGAGCCCCGCCCCGTGCCCGCGGTGACGGCCGACGACACCGGGCGTGTCGTCATCGTCGACCGGCCCGGCGCCGTCCAGACGCAGCTGCTCATCGGCCGGGTCGGCTCGGACCGGCACGACCGGGTGTGGCCCGCCCAGGTGCTCGGCACCTACTGCCTCGGCGGCACCCTCACCTCCCGCCTGGACCGCGTCCTGCGCGAGGAGAAGGGCTACACCTACGGTGTGCGCGCGTTCGGCCAGGTGCTCCGCTCCGGACCCGACGGCAACGGCGCCTCCATGCTGGCCATCAGCGGCTCCGTGGACACCCCCAACACCGGCCCCGCGCTGGACGACCTGTGGAAGGTGCTGCGCACCCTCGCGGCGGAGGGCCTGACCGACGCCGAGCGGGACGTCGCCGTGCAGAACCTCGTCGGGGTCGCGCCGCTGAAGTACGAGACCGCGGCGGCCGTGGCGGCCACGCTCGCCGACCAGGTGGAGCAGCACCTGCCCGACGACTTCCAGGCGACGCTGTACCGGCAGTTGGCCGCGACGGGCACCGTGGAGGCCACCGCGGCGGTCGTCAACGCCTTCCCGGTGGACCGCCTGGTGACGGTCCTCGTGGGTGACGCCTCGGAGATCAAGGCGCCGGTCGAGGCGCTGGGCATCGGCGAGGTCACCGTGGTGGCGGCCGAGTAA
- a CDS encoding pitrilysin family protein, which translates to MPMGHTTTAEAGSGGLTATEHRLANGLRVVLSEDHLTPVAAVCLWYDVGSRHEVKGRTGLAHLFEHLMFQGSGQVKGNGHFELVQGAGGSLNGTTSFERTNYFETMPAHQLELALWLEADRMGSLLTALDDESMENQRDVVKNERRQRYDNVPYGTAFEKLTALSYPEGHPYHHTPIGSMADLDAATLEDARQFFRTYYAPNNAVLSVVGDIDPEQTLAWIEKYFGSIPGHDGKPAPRDGSLPEVIGEQLREVVVEEVPARALMAAYRLPQDGTRECDAADLALTVLGGGESSRLYNRLVRRDRTAVAAGFGLLRLAGAPSMGWLDVKTSGDVEVPVIETAIDEELARFAEEGPTAEEMERAQAQLEREWLDRLGTVAGRADELCRYAVLFGDPQLALNAVQRILEVTPEEVQEVAKARLRPDNRAVLVYEPKSPQAVEDAEVPEDPESQATVEAGNENEETAK; encoded by the coding sequence ATGCCCATGGGTCACACGACCACAGCCGAGGCAGGCTCCGGGGGCCTGACAGCGACCGAGCACCGCCTGGCCAACGGTCTGCGCGTGGTGCTCTCCGAGGACCACCTGACCCCCGTGGCGGCGGTCTGCCTCTGGTACGACGTCGGCTCCCGCCACGAGGTCAAGGGACGCACCGGCCTGGCCCACCTCTTCGAGCACCTGATGTTCCAGGGTTCCGGACAGGTCAAGGGCAACGGCCACTTCGAGCTGGTGCAGGGCGCAGGCGGCTCGCTCAACGGCACCACCAGCTTCGAGCGCACCAACTACTTCGAGACCATGCCCGCCCACCAGCTGGAGCTCGCGCTCTGGCTGGAGGCCGACCGCATGGGCTCGCTGCTGACCGCCCTGGACGACGAGTCCATGGAGAACCAGCGCGACGTCGTCAAGAACGAGCGCCGCCAGCGCTACGACAACGTCCCCTACGGCACCGCCTTCGAGAAGCTGACCGCGCTGTCGTACCCCGAGGGCCACCCGTACCACCACACGCCGATCGGCTCCATGGCGGACCTGGACGCGGCCACCCTGGAGGACGCCCGCCAGTTCTTCCGCACCTACTACGCGCCGAACAACGCGGTGCTCTCCGTGGTCGGCGACATCGACCCCGAGCAGACCCTCGCCTGGATCGAGAAGTACTTCGGCTCCATCCCGGGCCACGACGGCAAGCCCGCGCCCCGTGACGGCTCCCTGCCGGAGGTCATCGGCGAGCAGCTGCGCGAGGTCGTCGTCGAGGAGGTCCCGGCGCGCGCCCTGATGGCCGCCTACCGGCTGCCGCAGGACGGCACGCGTGAGTGCGACGCGGCCGACCTCGCCCTGACCGTCCTCGGCGGCGGCGAGTCCTCCCGGCTGTACAACCGGCTGGTGCGGCGCGACCGTACGGCCGTCGCGGCCGGCTTCGGGCTGCTGCGGCTGGCCGGCGCGCCCTCCATGGGCTGGCTGGACGTGAAGACCTCCGGCGACGTCGAGGTGCCGGTCATCGAGACCGCCATCGACGAGGAGCTGGCCCGGTTCGCCGAGGAGGGCCCCACCGCGGAGGAGATGGAGCGCGCCCAGGCCCAGTTGGAGCGCGAGTGGCTGGACCGGCTCGGCACCGTCGCGGGCCGCGCCGACGAACTGTGCCGCTACGCCGTCCTGTTCGGCGACCCGCAGCTCGCCCTGAACGCCGTGCAGCGCATCCTGGAGGTCACCCCCGAGGAGGTCCAGGAGGTCGCCAAGGCCCGGCTGCGCCCCGACAACCGCGCGGTCCTGGTCTACGAGCCGAAGTCCCCGCAGGCCGTCGAGGACGCCGAGGTGCCCGAGGACCCCGAGTCACAGGCCACCGTAGAGGCCGGAAACGAGAACGAGGAGACGGCCAAGTGA
- a CDS encoding DNA topoisomerase (ATP-hydrolyzing) subunit A, translating to MARRSTKTPPPDDSYEEKILDIDVVDEMRGSYLEYAYSVIYSRALPDARDGLKPVHRRIVYQMNEMGLRPERGYVKCARVVGEVMGKLHPHGDASIYDALVRMAQPFSMRLPLVDGHGNFGSLGNDDPPAAMRYTECRMAEATSLMTESIEEDTVDFAPNYDGQEQEPVALPAAFPNLLVNGSSGIAVGMATNMPPHNLREVVAAARHLVRNPNADLDALMKHVPGPDLPTGGRIVGLDGIRDAYATGRGTFKMRATVSVEPVTARRKGLVVTELPFTVGPEKVIAKIKDLVNAKKIQGIADVKDLTDREHGLRLVIEIKNGFVPEAVLEQLYKLTPMEESFGINNVALVDGQPLTLGLKELLEVYLDHRFNVVRRRSEFRRGKKSDRLHLVEGLLTALVDIDEVIRLIRSSDNSAQAKERLMGRFSLSEVQTQYILDTPLRRLTKYDRIELEAEKDKLTGEIAELTRILDSDQELRKLVSAELAAVAKKFGTDRRTVLLEAGGAPAVAVPLQVADDPCRVLLSSTGLLARTATAEPFPDQAGGKRVKHDVIVSAVPATARGEIGAVTSTGRLLRINVVDLPQLPEATGAPNLSGGAPLAEFVSLEGEETVVCLTTLDESSPGLALGTEQGVVKRVVPDYPSNKDELEVITLREGDRIVGAVELRTGEEDLVFITDDAQLLRFQSSIVRPQGRPAGGMAGIKLTEGAKVICFTAVDPAADAVVFTVAGSRGTLDDSVQTTAKLTPFDQYPRKGRATGGVRCQRFLKGEDCLALAWTGPVPARAAQKNGTPAELPEPDPRRDGSGTSLPKTVSVVAGPVF from the coding sequence ATGGCCCGCCGCAGCACGAAGACCCCGCCGCCCGACGATTCGTACGAGGAGAAGATCCTCGACATCGACGTCGTGGACGAGATGCGTGGCTCCTACCTCGAGTACGCGTACTCGGTCATCTACTCGCGCGCCCTGCCGGACGCCCGTGACGGTCTCAAGCCGGTGCACCGCCGGATCGTCTATCAGATGAACGAGATGGGCCTGCGCCCCGAACGCGGCTATGTGAAGTGCGCGCGTGTCGTCGGCGAGGTCATGGGCAAGCTGCACCCGCACGGAGACGCGTCGATCTACGACGCCCTGGTGCGCATGGCGCAGCCCTTCTCCATGCGGCTGCCGCTGGTCGACGGCCACGGCAACTTCGGCTCGCTGGGCAACGACGACCCGCCGGCCGCCATGCGGTACACCGAGTGCCGGATGGCCGAGGCCACCAGCCTGATGACCGAGTCGATCGAAGAGGACACGGTCGACTTCGCGCCGAACTACGACGGCCAGGAGCAGGAGCCGGTGGCCCTGCCCGCCGCCTTCCCGAACCTGCTGGTCAACGGGTCCTCGGGCATCGCGGTCGGCATGGCGACCAACATGCCGCCGCACAACCTGCGCGAGGTCGTGGCCGCCGCCCGCCATCTGGTCAGGAACCCGAACGCGGACCTGGACGCGCTGATGAAGCACGTCCCCGGCCCGGACCTGCCCACCGGCGGCCGGATCGTCGGCCTGGACGGCATCCGGGACGCGTACGCGACCGGCCGCGGCACCTTCAAGATGCGCGCGACGGTCTCGGTCGAGCCCGTGACCGCCCGCCGCAAGGGCCTGGTGGTCACCGAACTGCCGTTCACGGTGGGCCCGGAGAAGGTCATCGCGAAGATCAAGGACCTGGTCAACGCGAAGAAGATCCAGGGCATCGCCGACGTCAAGGACCTCACCGACCGCGAGCACGGGCTGCGCCTGGTCATCGAGATCAAGAACGGCTTCGTGCCCGAGGCCGTCCTGGAGCAGCTCTACAAGCTGACGCCGATGGAGGAGTCCTTCGGCATCAACAACGTGGCCCTGGTGGACGGCCAGCCGCTCACCCTCGGCCTGAAGGAACTCCTCGAGGTCTACCTCGACCACCGCTTCAACGTGGTGCGCCGGCGCAGCGAGTTCCGCCGCGGCAAGAAGAGCGACCGGCTGCACCTGGTCGAGGGCCTGCTGACCGCCCTGGTCGACATCGACGAGGTCATCCGGCTGATCCGCTCCAGCGACAACTCCGCGCAGGCCAAGGAGCGCCTGATGGGGCGCTTCTCGCTGAGCGAGGTGCAGACGCAGTACATCCTCGACACGCCGCTGCGCCGCCTCACCAAGTACGACCGCATCGAGCTGGAGGCGGAGAAGGACAAGCTCACCGGGGAGATCGCGGAGCTGACCCGGATCCTGGACTCCGACCAGGAGCTGCGCAAGCTGGTCTCGGCCGAACTGGCCGCCGTGGCGAAGAAGTTCGGCACCGACCGGCGCACCGTCCTGCTGGAGGCGGGCGGCGCCCCGGCGGTGGCCGTGCCGCTCCAGGTGGCCGACGACCCGTGCCGGGTGCTGCTGTCCTCCACGGGGCTGCTGGCGCGTACGGCGACCGCCGAGCCGTTCCCCGACCAGGCGGGCGGCAAGCGGGTCAAGCACGACGTGATCGTCTCGGCGGTGCCGGCGACGGCGCGCGGTGAGATCGGGGCGGTGACCTCGACGGGCCGGCTGCTGCGGATCAATGTGGTCGACCTGCCGCAGCTGCCCGAGGCGACGGGCGCGCCGAACCTCTCCGGGGGCGCCCCGCTCGCGGAGTTCGTGTCCCTGGAGGGCGAGGAGACGGTGGTCTGCCTGACCACCCTGGACGAGTCCTCCCCCGGTCTCGCGCTCGGCACCGAGCAGGGTGTCGTCAAGCGCGTGGTGCCCGACTACCCGTCCAACAAGGACGAGTTGGAGGTCATCACGCTCAGGGAGGGCGACCGGATCGTCGGCGCGGTGGAGCTGCGCACCGGCGAGGAGGACCTGGTCTTCATCACGGACGACGCGCAGCTGCTGCGCTTCCAGTCCTCGATCGTGCGTCCGCAGGGCCGCCCGGCGGGCGGTATGGCGGGCATCAAGCTCACCGAGGGCGCGAAGGTCATCTGCTTCACGGCGGTCGACCCGGCCGCCGACGCGGTGGTCTTCACGGTGGCCGGCTCGCGCGGCACCCTGGACGACTCGGTGCAGACGACGGCCAAGCTGACACCGTTCGACCAGTACCCGCGCAAGGGCCGGGCCACCGGCGGCGTGCGCTGCCAGCGGTTCCTGAAGGGCGAGGACTGTCTGGCGCTGGCCTGGACGGGCCCGGTGCCCGCGCGGGCCGCGCAGAAGAACGGCACCCCGGCCGAGCTGCCGGAGCCGGATCCCCGCCGGGACGGCTCGGGCACCTCGCTGCCGAAGACGGTGTCGGTGGTCGCGGGGCCGGTCTTCTAG